The Intestinibaculum porci DNA window AAGCAGTGATTCTGACGGTGCATAAAAGAGGTTACGCACAGTTATGCCCATCTGATAATGTGCACAATTTAAGTTATGCACTTTTCTTTGTTCCATGAAATTTGTGGATAACTCAAAATTTACCGACATATCAAGCATTTTTATTATGTGCGTAACTATGTGCATAAGTTGTGAATAACTTTTTTTCACTTCTTTTTATGCACAAAATGCCCTATAATTGAGGACGAAAGAGGTGAAATTATATGTCGCTCGCTGAGAACTGGTCACAATGTCTGGCAGATTTCCGCGATCAGTTTGATGATAAAGTCATTTTTGACTCCTTCATCGCCGATCTCACTGCCCAGGACATTATTAATGATGAACTGCTGGCCACGACTCCCTATGCTTTTAATGTAGGCATGATTGAAGATTATGTGCCTTTATTAGAAAAAACATATAATTCACTGTTCGACGCAAACCTCACGATCAAAGTTATGAGTGAGGCTGATTATAAAAAAGGATATGCTGGAAAAAAGCAGAAAAAAGAGGAAGAAAAGCCTTCTTTAGATGACCATCTGAACCCTGATTTCACATTTGATAATTTTGTAGTCGGGAACTCTAACAGAATCGCGCAAAATGCCTCTCTGGCCGTGGCGATGAAGCCCGGGGCTGCTTACAGCCCGCTCTTTATCTATAGTAATTCCGGACTTGGTAAAACACACCTTTTAAATGCCATCGGAAACTTTGTAAAAAAGCGTGATAAAGAGGGTGTAAAACGTATTCTTTATACATCGACGGAGAACTTTGTGAATGATTATGTTTCTTCTATCGCCCATAATATGATTGATGAATTCAATGAAAGATATCGTTCCATCGATGTCCTGCTTATTGATGATATTCAGTTTATTGCGTCTAAAACGCAGAGTTCTGAGATGTTTTTCAACATTTTTAACTCCCTGCAGAACGAAAATAAACAGATCGTCATCACTAGTGATAAGCCGCCAAAGGACTTAAAAGGGATCGAAAACCGGTTAATTTCTCGTTTTACCAATGGATTAACAGTATCGATCGATACCCCAGAATTTGAAACATCGAAAGCTATTTTGAAGAAAAAATTAGAAATTGAAAAAGTCGATTATCCCATCAAGGAAGATGTACTCGATTTTATGGCTTCCCATTTTAATCGTGATATTCGTGAACTTGAAGGGTCTTTGAAGCGTCTGCTTTTCTACAAACTTGTTTTTGGGCAAAATATTGAAGTCATTGACTTAGAGTTTGCTTTGCAGGCTTTTGAAGATGATTATAAAGAAGAAAAAGTCCGAAAAGTTGACCTTTCTGTCGATAAAATTAAGAAAACGGTCGCTGATTACTACAATCTGACTGTCGCGCAGATCAACTCGAAATCTCGTACATCTAATGTCATCGTGGCTCGTCATATTGCCATGTATTTAGTTCGTAACCTGCTCAATGATATGTCTTATATCCAGATCGGTAAGGAATTTGGCGGTCGTGATCACTCGACGGTCATGAAAGCCTGCGATAAGGTGGAAAAGAATATCAAAAAGGATAAAAACTATAAGCAGGCGGTGGAGGACTTACGCAAGAAACTGAGTAAGTCACACTCATAGTTATTCACAATTGTGCACAAGTTATACACCGTGAATAATTCAAAAAGTTATCCACAATACGTGCTATTTTGAGTTACGCACAATTGTGCACAACGTTATTATTATTAATGATATAAAAAGAAATAAAATAAAAGAAGGAGAACAAACATGAAATTTAAAATCAAAAGATCGATTCTCTTAAATGCCTTAGCGAATGTCTCTCGTGCTGTTTCTCAGAAAACACCACTGCCCGCCTTAACCGGGATCAAATTTGAATTAACTGATGAAGCTTTGATCTTAACTGGTAGTGATAGTGATATTACCATTCAGACAACGATTACGGATCAGTTAGAAATTATTGAACCAGGGGCAATTGTCTTATCCGCCAAATACATTGTCGAAATTATTAAACGTTTAGATTCCGATGACGTGTCAATCTTTATCTTAGATGGCACCCTAACACGTATTCAGGGCGGCAGTTCTAAATTTGATTTAAATGGGACAGATGCTTTTGATTACCCACGTATTGATTTAAGTCAGAACGGTGTGCATTTAACGATTGGCTCACAGTTATTAAAAGGGTTAATTGAAAAAACGGTTTTCGCTACTAGCGATAAAGAAAACAGACCAACTTTAACAGGGGTTAACTTTAAAGCAAAAGAGACGACATTAACGGCCGTCGCTACTGATAGTTACCGTTTAGCGCAATGTACAACATCATTAGAAGAAAATCAGTCTTTCAATATTGTGGTTCCCAAAAAATCATTATCCGAAATCTCTCGT harbors:
- the dnaA gene encoding chromosomal replication initiator protein DnaA; its protein translation is MSLAENWSQCLADFRDQFDDKVIFDSFIADLTAQDIINDELLATTPYAFNVGMIEDYVPLLEKTYNSLFDANLTIKVMSEADYKKGYAGKKQKKEEEKPSLDDHLNPDFTFDNFVVGNSNRIAQNASLAVAMKPGAAYSPLFIYSNSGLGKTHLLNAIGNFVKKRDKEGVKRILYTSTENFVNDYVSSIAHNMIDEFNERYRSIDVLLIDDIQFIASKTQSSEMFFNIFNSLQNENKQIVITSDKPPKDLKGIENRLISRFTNGLTVSIDTPEFETSKAILKKKLEIEKVDYPIKEDVLDFMASHFNRDIRELEGSLKRLLFYKLVFGQNIEVIDLEFALQAFEDDYKEEKVRKVDLSVDKIKKTVADYYNLTVAQINSKSRTSNVIVARHIAMYLVRNLLNDMSYIQIGKEFGGRDHSTVMKACDKVEKNIKKDKNYKQAVEDLRKKLSKSHS
- the dnaN gene encoding DNA polymerase III subunit beta gives rise to the protein MKFKIKRSILLNALANVSRAVSQKTPLPALTGIKFELTDEALILTGSDSDITIQTTITDQLEIIEPGAIVLSAKYIVEIIKRLDSDDVSIFILDGTLTRIQGGSSKFDLNGTDAFDYPRIDLSQNGVHLTIGSQLLKGLIEKTVFATSDKENRPTLTGVNFKAKETTLTAVATDSYRLAQCTTSLEENQSFNIVVPKKSLSEISRMIEKDENMDVFVSDHKILFVVGNFLILSRLIDGAYPDVSKLLMNNFNSSLSINANDLLKAIDRAALLSDDAKYIITLSMSPDRVRISSNSQEIGSVDEELPEAFYKGAPLDISFSAKYLNEAIRSINTETVKIQFTENMRPFMITDVDHDDNIQVILPVRTY